One part of the Rhizophagus irregularis chromosome 25, complete sequence genome encodes these proteins:
- a CDS encoding Ribonucleotide-diphosphate reductase (RNR) small subunit variant 3 gives MTTKFHKTQNMIVTIEDKTLQKNPPKDRRGSASKKVSIRDNNPNKENVTKENVTNKGNKNKKDEKKEEVAMVNSQRHVVDIEDEPLLKPNPRRFVLFPIQFHEIWQMYKKAEASFWTVEEVDLSKDMNDWEYKLNDEEKFFISHVLAFFAASDGIVNENLVERFSNEVQIPEARCFYGFQIMIENIHSEMYSLLIDSYIKEPSQREYLFDAIENIPCIRKKADWALRWISDKESSFAERLVAFAAVEGIFFSGAFASIFWLKKRGMMPGLTFSNELISRDEGLHCDFACLLFTHLRARPPTKTVEAIIAEAVTIEQEFLTEALPVNLIVYKVKQISLKNAYQIIKKLEL, from the exons ATGACTACCAAATTTCATAAGACACAAAATATGATTGTAACTATCGAAGATAAGACTTTGCAAAAAAATCCTCCTAAAGATAGAAGGGGCTCAGCGAGCAAAAAAGTGTCTATTAGAGATAATAAccctaataaagaaaatgttacTAAAGAAAATGTTACTAATAAgggtaataaaaataaaaaggacgAAAAGAAAGAAGAAGTCGCTATGGTTAATTCGCAAAGACATGTTGTTGATATCGAAGATGAACCTTTATTAAAACCAAATCCTAGAAGATTCGTTTTATTCCCTATACAGTTTCATGAG ATCTGGCAAATGTACAAAAAGGCCGAAGCTTCATTTTGGACTGTTGAGGAAGTTGACCTTTCCAAGGATATGAATGATTGGGAGTATAAACTTAACGatgaagaaaaattctttatttctcACGTTTTGGCCTTCTTTGCCGCCTCGGATGGTATTGTCAATGAAAATTTAGTGGAACGTTTTAGTAATGAAGTCCAAATTCCAGAAGCAAGATGTTTTTATGGATTTCAGATCATGATCGAAAATATCCATTCAGAAATGTACTCCCTCTTGATTGATTCTTATATCAAGGAGCCATCTCAAAGAGAATACCTATTCGATGCCATTGAGAATA tCCCTTGCATTCGAAAAAAAGCGGATTGGGCTCTTCGATGGATTTCCGATAAGGAATCTTCATTTGCTGAACGTCTTGTAGCGTTTGCCGCTGTTGAAGGAATATTCTTTTCTGGAGCTTTCGCGTCAATCTTTTGGTTAAAGAAAAGAGGAATGATGCCAGGATTAACTTTTTCCAACGAACTAATTTCTCGAGATGAAGGATTGCATTGTGATTTTGCATGTCTCTTATTCACTCATCTTCGTGCACGACCTCCAACAAAAACTGTAGAAGCTATTATAGCGGAAGCGGTTACAATAGAACAAGAATTTTTAACAGAAGCATTACCAGTTAATTTAATTG TTTACAAGGTAAAAcaaatttctttgaaaaacGCGTATCAGATTATCAAAAAGCTGGAGTTATGA
- a CDS encoding Ribonucleotide-diphosphate reductase (RNR) small subunit has product MTTKFHKTQNMIVTIEDKTLQKNPPKDRRGSASKKVSIRDNNPNKENVTKENVTNKGNKNKKDEKKEEVAMVNSQRHVVDIEDEPLLKPNPRRFVLFPIQFHEIWQMYKKAEASFWTVEEVDLSKDMNDWEYKLNDEEKFFISHVLAFFAASDGIVNENLVERFSNEVQIPEARCFYGFQIMIENIHSEMYSLLIDSYIKEPSQREYLFDAIENIPCIRKKADWALRWISDKESSFAERLVAFAAVEGIFFSGAFASIFWLKKRGMMPGLTFSNELISRDEGLHCDFACLLFTHLRARPPTKTVEAIIAEAVTIEQEFLTEALPVNLIGMNANLMKKYIEFVADRLLVALGGAKLYNSENPFDFMDLISLQGKTNFFEKRVSDYQKAGVMSNRASVGCNPADNIFTLDADF; this is encoded by the exons ATGACTACCAAATTTCATAAGACACAAAATATGATTGTAACTATCGAAGATAAGACTTTGCAAAAAAATCCTCCTAAAGATAGAAGGGGCTCAGCGAGCAAAAAAGTGTCTATTAGAGATAATAAccctaataaagaaaatgttacTAAAGAAAATGTTACTAATAAgggtaataaaaataaaaaggacgAAAAGAAAGAAGAAGTCGCTATGGTTAATTCGCAAAGACATGTTGTTGATATCGAAGATGAACCTTTATTAAAACCAAATCCTAGAAGATTCGTTTTATTCCCTATACAGTTTCATGAG ATCTGGCAAATGTACAAAAAGGCCGAAGCTTCATTTTGGACTGTTGAGGAAGTTGACCTTTCCAAGGATATGAATGATTGGGAGTATAAACTTAACGatgaagaaaaattctttatttctcACGTTTTGGCCTTCTTTGCCGCCTCGGATGGTATTGTCAATGAAAATTTAGTGGAACGTTTTAGTAATGAAGTCCAAATTCCAGAAGCAAGATGTTTTTATGGATTTCAGATCATGATCGAAAATATCCATTCAGAAATGTACTCCCTCTTGATTGATTCTTATATCAAGGAGCCATCTCAAAGAGAATACCTATTCGATGCCATTGAGAATA tCCCTTGCATTCGAAAAAAAGCGGATTGGGCTCTTCGATGGATTTCCGATAAGGAATCTTCATTTGCTGAACGTCTTGTAGCGTTTGCCGCTGTTGAAGGAATATTCTTTTCTGGAGCTTTCGCGTCAATCTTTTGGTTAAAGAAAAGAGGAATGATGCCAGGATTAACTTTTTCCAACGAACTAATTTCTCGAGATGAAGGATTGCATTGTGATTTTGCATGTCTCTTATTCACTCATCTTCGTGCACGACCTCCAACAAAAACTGTAGAAGCTATTATAGCGGAAGCGGTTACAATAGAACAAGAATTTTTAACAGAAGCATTACCAGTTAATTTAATTGGTATGAACGcgaatttaatgaaaaaatatattgaatttgtAGCTGATAGATTATTAGTGGCACTTGGTGGAGCAAAATTGTATAATTCAGAGAATCCTTTTGATTTTATGGATTTAATTAGTTTACAAGGTAAAAcaaatttctttgaaaaacGCGTATCAGATTATCAAAAAGCTGGAGTTATGAGTAACAGAGCATCTGTCGGATGTAATCCCGccgataatatttttactctTGACGCTGATTTCTAG
- a CDS encoding Ribonucleotide-diphosphate reductase (RNR) small subunit variant 2, protein MTTKFHKTQNMIVTIEDKTLQKNPPKDRRGSASKKVSIRDNNPNKENVTKENVTNKGNKNKKDEKKEEVAMVNSQRHVVDIEDEPLLKPNPRRFVLFPIQFHEIWQMYKKAEASFWTVEEVDLSKDMNDWEYKLNDEEKFFISHVLAFFAASDGIVNENLVERFSNEVQIPEARCFYGFQIMIENIHSEMYSLLIDSYIKEPSQREYLFDAIENIPCIRKKADWALRWISDKESSFAERLVAFAAVEGIFFSGAFASIFWLKKRGMMPGLTFSNELISRDEGLHCDFACLLFTHLRARPPTKTVEAIIAEAVTIEQEFLTEALPVNLIGMNANLMKKYIEFVADRLLVALGGAKLYNSENPFDFMDLISLQVIW, encoded by the exons ATGACTACCAAATTTCATAAGACACAAAATATGATTGTAACTATCGAAGATAAGACTTTGCAAAAAAATCCTCCTAAAGATAGAAGGGGCTCAGCGAGCAAAAAAGTGTCTATTAGAGATAATAAccctaataaagaaaatgttacTAAAGAAAATGTTACTAATAAgggtaataaaaataaaaaggacgAAAAGAAAGAAGAAGTCGCTATGGTTAATTCGCAAAGACATGTTGTTGATATCGAAGATGAACCTTTATTAAAACCAAATCCTAGAAGATTCGTTTTATTCCCTATACAGTTTCATGAG ATCTGGCAAATGTACAAAAAGGCCGAAGCTTCATTTTGGACTGTTGAGGAAGTTGACCTTTCCAAGGATATGAATGATTGGGAGTATAAACTTAACGatgaagaaaaattctttatttctcACGTTTTGGCCTTCTTTGCCGCCTCGGATGGTATTGTCAATGAAAATTTAGTGGAACGTTTTAGTAATGAAGTCCAAATTCCAGAAGCAAGATGTTTTTATGGATTTCAGATCATGATCGAAAATATCCATTCAGAAATGTACTCCCTCTTGATTGATTCTTATATCAAGGAGCCATCTCAAAGAGAATACCTATTCGATGCCATTGAGAATA tCCCTTGCATTCGAAAAAAAGCGGATTGGGCTCTTCGATGGATTTCCGATAAGGAATCTTCATTTGCTGAACGTCTTGTAGCGTTTGCCGCTGTTGAAGGAATATTCTTTTCTGGAGCTTTCGCGTCAATCTTTTGGTTAAAGAAAAGAGGAATGATGCCAGGATTAACTTTTTCCAACGAACTAATTTCTCGAGATGAAGGATTGCATTGTGATTTTGCATGTCTCTTATTCACTCATCTTCGTGCACGACCTCCAACAAAAACTGTAGAAGCTATTATAGCGGAAGCGGTTACAATAGAACAAGAATTTTTAACAGAAGCATTACCAGTTAATTTAATTGGTATGAACGcgaatttaatgaaaaaatatattgaatttgtAGCTGATAGATTATTAGTGGCACTTGGTGGAGCAAAATTGTATAATTCAGAGAATCCTTTTGATTTTATGGATTTAATTAGTTTACAAG TGATATGGTAA